A region of Paraburkholderia sp. BL23I1N1 DNA encodes the following proteins:
- the edd gene encoding phosphogluconate dehydratase yields MVSPHSQLSKVTQRVVERSKPTREAYLARIEHAQGKFPARGALSCANLAHGFAGLEGNDKLVIKQIRQPNIGIVSSYNEMLSAHAPYKNYPDIIKEAARENGGVAQFAGGVPAMCDGVTQGNAGMELSLFSREVIAMSTAVALTHNMFDAALCLGICDKIVPGLLIGALQFGHLPTIFVPAGPMGSGLSNDDKAKTRQLFATGQCGRDALLEAEAAAYHSHGTCTFYGTANSNQMLMEVMGLHLPSSAFVHPHTPLRDALTAQAARRVLDLTVDRGHYMPIGHVVDEKAIVNGIVALLATGGSTNHTLHLVAIARAAGIVIDWDDFDTLSQAVPLLAKIYPNGKADVNHFHAAGGVAFLVRNLLEGGLLHEDVNTVAGKGLHHYTKEPKLIDGKLQWVPGAQKSEDTAVLCGIKEPFQPDGGLRLMQGKLGRGVIKISAVAAQHRKVKAPAIVFDSQEAVQKAFDNGELKRDFIAVVRFQGARANGMPELHRLTPLLGVLQDQGFHVALVTDGRMSGASGKVPAVIHLSPEALLQGPIGKVRTGDMLVIDADAGVLDIEIDAAEWAARPEALPQHQAENEVGFGRELFGVFRAAAAPAEQGASVFGPMVGERAAQHGERAKARTEEHTSTTQAS; encoded by the coding sequence ATGGTTTCCCCGCATTCGCAATTGTCGAAGGTCACGCAACGCGTGGTCGAGCGCAGCAAGCCCACCCGTGAGGCTTATCTGGCCCGCATCGAACACGCTCAAGGCAAATTCCCGGCGCGCGGCGCGCTCTCGTGCGCCAATCTGGCCCACGGGTTTGCCGGCCTCGAAGGTAACGACAAGCTCGTCATCAAGCAGATCCGCCAGCCGAACATCGGCATCGTGTCGTCGTACAACGAGATGCTGTCGGCGCACGCGCCGTACAAAAACTACCCGGACATCATCAAGGAAGCCGCGCGTGAAAACGGCGGCGTCGCGCAATTCGCGGGCGGCGTGCCGGCCATGTGCGACGGCGTCACGCAAGGCAATGCGGGCATGGAGCTGTCGTTGTTCTCGCGCGAAGTGATCGCGATGAGCACGGCGGTTGCCCTCACGCACAACATGTTCGACGCGGCGCTGTGCCTCGGCATCTGCGACAAGATCGTGCCTGGCCTCCTGATCGGCGCGCTGCAATTCGGCCACCTGCCGACGATTTTCGTGCCTGCCGGCCCGATGGGCAGCGGCCTGTCGAACGACGACAAAGCCAAGACGCGGCAGCTATTCGCCACCGGACAATGCGGCCGTGACGCGCTGCTGGAAGCAGAGGCGGCCGCGTATCACAGCCACGGCACCTGCACCTTCTACGGCACGGCCAACAGCAACCAGATGTTGATGGAAGTGATGGGCCTGCATCTGCCGAGTTCGGCCTTCGTGCATCCGCATACGCCGCTGCGCGACGCGTTGACCGCGCAGGCCGCGCGTCGCGTGCTCGATCTGACGGTGGACCGTGGTCATTACATGCCGATCGGCCATGTGGTCGACGAGAAGGCAATCGTCAACGGCATCGTCGCGTTGCTGGCCACCGGCGGTTCGACCAATCACACCTTGCACCTGGTCGCGATCGCGCGTGCAGCGGGCATCGTGATCGATTGGGACGACTTCGACACGCTGTCGCAAGCCGTGCCGTTGCTCGCGAAGATTTACCCGAATGGCAAGGCCGACGTGAACCATTTCCACGCGGCCGGTGGCGTCGCGTTCCTGGTCCGCAATCTGCTGGAAGGCGGCTTGCTTCATGAAGACGTGAACACGGTCGCCGGCAAGGGGCTTCATCATTACACCAAAGAGCCGAAGCTGATCGACGGCAAGCTGCAATGGGTGCCGGGTGCGCAAAAGAGCGAAGACACGGCGGTGCTGTGCGGCATCAAGGAACCGTTCCAACCGGACGGCGGCTTGCGTCTCATGCAAGGCAAGCTCGGCCGCGGCGTGATCAAGATTTCCGCGGTGGCGGCGCAGCATCGCAAGGTGAAGGCGCCGGCTATCGTGTTCGATTCGCAGGAAGCGGTGCAGAAAGCCTTCGACAACGGCGAACTGAAACGCGACTTCATCGCCGTGGTGCGCTTCCAGGGCGCGCGGGCAAATGGCATGCCCGAGTTGCATCGTTTGACGCCGTTGCTCGGTGTGTTGCAGGATCAAGGCTTCCACGTTGCACTGGTGACCGATGGCCGCATGTCGGGCGCGTCAGGCAAGGTGCCGGCGGTGATTCATCTGTCGCCGGAAGCATTGCTGCAAGGCCCGATCGGCAAGGTTCGCACTGGCGACATGCTGGTGATCGACGCGGACGCCGGCGTGCTCGACATCGAAATCGATGCCGCCGAATGGGCGGCGCGGCCGGAAGCTTTGCCGCAGCATCAGGCGGAAAACGAAGTCGGCTTCGGCCGCGAATTGTTCGGCGTGTTCCGTGCGGCGGCAGCGCCCGCGGAGCAGGGCGCCTCGGTATTCGGTCCGATGGTGGGCGAGCGCGCGGCGCAACACGGTGAGCGGGCCAAGGCACGCACCGAAGAACACACAAGCACCACTCAAGCCAGCTAA
- the purB gene encoding adenylosuccinate lyase yields the protein MSDTRPDTLFALNALSPLDGRYASKTEALRDWLSEAAFMRNRVTVEIHWLIALSHAGFAEVPRFSEASEQFLLQLAERFTAHDAARIKEIERVTNHDVKAVEYWLKESVKGQAELERASEFIHFACTSEDINNTSHGLMLAGAREHVMLPALRSVHQRLVALAHAQAEQPMLSRTHGQPASPTTLGKEIANVAARLERAIERIAKVELLGKMNGAVGNFNAHLSAYPEFDWEAFSREVVEQRLKLTFNPYTIQIEPHDYMAELFDAVSRANTILLDLDRDVWGYISVGYFKQRTKAGEIGSSTMPHKVNPIDFENSEGNLGLANATLRHLADKLPISRWQRDLTDSTVLRNIGVAFGYSLLAYDSLIRGLDKLEVNAQRLNEDLDNCWEVLAEPVQTVMRRYGIENPYEQLKELTRGKGITREALQTFVSGLAIPQDAKDRLLAMTPGSYIGKAVELAKRIA from the coding sequence ATGTCCGACACCCGCCCCGACACCCTGTTCGCGCTGAACGCGCTCTCCCCGCTCGACGGCCGTTACGCCTCGAAAACCGAAGCCCTGCGCGACTGGCTCTCGGAAGCCGCTTTCATGCGCAATCGCGTGACGGTTGAAATCCACTGGCTGATCGCGCTTTCGCACGCCGGTTTCGCCGAAGTGCCGCGCTTTTCCGAAGCATCCGAACAATTCCTGCTGCAACTGGCCGAGCGCTTCACCGCGCACGACGCCGCGCGCATCAAGGAAATCGAACGCGTGACGAATCACGACGTGAAAGCGGTCGAGTACTGGCTGAAGGAGTCGGTGAAGGGTCAGGCAGAACTGGAACGCGCGAGCGAGTTCATCCACTTCGCGTGCACGTCGGAAGACATCAACAACACGTCGCACGGCCTGATGCTCGCCGGCGCACGTGAACACGTGATGCTGCCGGCGCTGCGCTCGGTGCATCAGCGCCTCGTTGCGCTGGCTCACGCGCAAGCCGAACAGCCCATGCTGTCGCGCACGCACGGCCAGCCGGCCAGCCCCACCACGCTCGGCAAGGAAATCGCCAACGTCGCCGCGCGTCTTGAACGCGCGATCGAGCGTATCGCGAAGGTCGAACTGCTCGGCAAGATGAACGGCGCGGTCGGCAACTTCAATGCACACCTGTCGGCGTATCCGGAATTCGATTGGGAAGCGTTCTCGCGCGAAGTGGTCGAGCAGCGTCTGAAGCTCACGTTCAATCCGTACACGATCCAGATCGAGCCGCACGACTACATGGCCGAACTGTTCGACGCCGTGTCGCGCGCCAACACGATCCTGCTGGATCTGGACCGCGACGTGTGGGGTTACATCTCGGTCGGCTACTTCAAGCAACGCACGAAGGCCGGCGAAATCGGTTCCTCGACCATGCCGCACAAGGTCAACCCGATCGACTTCGAGAATTCGGAAGGCAATCTCGGCCTGGCCAACGCCACGCTGCGCCACCTCGCCGACAAACTGCCGATTTCGCGCTGGCAGCGCGACCTGACCGACTCGACGGTGTTGCGCAATATCGGCGTCGCGTTCGGCTACTCGCTGCTCGCGTACGACTCGCTGATCCGCGGCCTGGACAAGCTCGAAGTGAACGCCCAGCGTCTGAACGAAGACCTCGACAACTGCTGGGAAGTGCTGGCCGAGCCGGTGCAAACGGTGATGCGCCGCTACGGCATCGAGAACCCGTACGAGCAGTTGAAGGAACTGACGCGCGGCAAGGGCATCACGCGCGAAGCGCTGCAAACGTTCGTGAGCGGCCTCGCGATTCCGCAAGACGCGAAGGATCGTTTGCTCGCCATGACGCCGGGTTCGTATATCGGCAAGGCGGTTGAACTGGCGAAGCGGATCGCTTAA
- a CDS encoding IS4 family transposase: MARTEATLPGGARLADYLAVGYLALNCSLGQVKEALTKCGVQTRVRRDMPREVLVYFVMAMCLYPRVAYEEVFRLVIEGLRRIYGDQVRDAQVSKAAISQGRARLGWQVMRELFARQAAQHPRTAGGDYAGYRVMSVDGSTLDVPDEKANAQAFGYAQGGRGEAAYPQIRFVALAECATHALCEVQMGGVCEHSEQALTRQLFPAFSDDMLVLADRLFYGYDMWRDAVATGAKLLWRVKSNLRLPCEVPLADGSYLSTVYASDTDRRHQRNGMQVRVIEYRLEGVPDAEPQYRLITNLLDAAVAPAIELAALYHRRWKIEEMFDEIKTHLCDGKKVLRSKTPDLVRQEFYALMLTHAAIRRLMYEAAQDSGQHPEDLSFVHAVRVLNRRLPEAAAVPP; this comes from the coding sequence ATGGCAAGAACGGAAGCAACGCTGCCAGGCGGGGCGCGGCTCGCGGACTATCTGGCGGTGGGGTATCTGGCGCTGAACTGCTCCCTGGGACAGGTCAAGGAGGCGCTCACGAAGTGCGGCGTGCAGACGCGCGTGCGCCGCGACATGCCGCGTGAAGTGCTGGTGTATTTCGTGATGGCGATGTGCCTGTATCCGCGCGTGGCCTATGAGGAAGTGTTTCGTCTGGTGATCGAGGGACTGCGGCGCATCTACGGCGACCAGGTACGCGACGCGCAGGTCAGCAAGGCGGCGATCTCGCAGGGTCGCGCACGCCTGGGATGGCAGGTGATGCGCGAGCTGTTCGCCCGGCAGGCGGCGCAACACCCACGAACCGCAGGCGGCGACTATGCGGGCTATCGGGTCATGAGCGTGGACGGCTCCACGCTGGATGTGCCCGATGAGAAGGCCAATGCGCAAGCGTTCGGATATGCGCAGGGAGGGCGCGGTGAGGCCGCGTATCCGCAGATTCGCTTCGTAGCGCTGGCCGAATGTGCGACGCACGCGCTGTGTGAGGTCCAGATGGGCGGGGTATGCGAGCACAGCGAACAGGCGCTCACACGCCAGCTGTTTCCGGCATTCTCGGACGACATGCTGGTGCTGGCCGATCGCCTGTTCTATGGCTATGACATGTGGCGCGACGCGGTGGCCACCGGAGCGAAGCTGCTGTGGCGCGTGAAGTCGAATTTGCGGCTGCCGTGCGAAGTGCCGCTGGCAGATGGTTCGTACCTGAGCACTGTCTATGCCAGTGACACCGACAGGCGACACCAGCGCAACGGCATGCAGGTGCGGGTCATCGAGTATCGCCTGGAAGGTGTGCCTGATGCCGAGCCGCAGTATCGCCTGATCACCAATCTGCTGGACGCAGCGGTGGCGCCTGCCATAGAACTCGCGGCGCTGTACCACCGGCGCTGGAAAATAGAAGAGATGTTTGACGAGATCAAGACACATCTGTGCGACGGCAAGAAGGTGCTGCGTAGCAAGACGCCTGATCTGGTCCGTCAGGAGTTCTATGCGTTAATGCTTACCCACGCGGCGATCCGTCGACTGATGTATGAGGCTGCCCAGGACAGCGGGCAGCACCCGGAAGACTTATCGTTCGTTCATGCCGTACGCGTGTTGAACCGACGCCTGCCCGAGGCGGCGGCCGTTCCCCCCTGA
- a CDS encoding YadA-like family protein has product MAVGSDSSALANNTVAIGPGSKAADIGDAVFGMSAQAAGGGQAAVALGQNANASTTATTALGANATASANNSVALGAKSVANRANTVSVGATGSTRQVVNVGATTQATDAVNYAQLQAAGLKVDASGNATNAFVAYDDSTEGKVTLGGASGTTLTNVATGAVSASSTDAVNGSQLYTTNQSVTQNTAAIAQNTTDTGTLNTQVGTINGQMAGAVAYDSSALDSVTLTGASGTTITNLKAGTLSASSTDAVNGAQLYTTNQNVAQNAVATSDISANTSAIAQNTSDIATNTDNIAALDTRVTSVEGSVSDLAKQLNSGTVGLIQQDALTGDLTVAAGTGGSAINFAGVAGARQLFGVAAGTTATSAVNLGQLSPVVAMLGGGAMVNTDGSIVSPTYHMQGGTQTTVGDALDTLDTNLSSLETQINNGSIGMVTQDQTSRDILVGATTDGLRVNMAGTAGNRAVTGVAAGAVSASSNDAVNGSQLYSHAAGTAAALGGGSTVNEDGTISAPVYTVGAALTNIDGRVTQNTSDIASLQSTVGTMSTSVANAVQYVTAAHNQVTMSGSADAPKVKLTNLQDGELSATSSDAVTGAQLWNTNQQLSDLSQSVQNQQQTGSAAMSLNTGGAPAAAASGTNAVALGGGSQASGENSVAIGAGSVADQANTLSVGSQGNERPITNVAPGKSATDAVNLGQMQSAVGETARAAYSGVAAATALTMIPQVDPGKTLAIGVAGATYKGYQAAAVGASARITANVKVKVGAGISGSETTVGAGASYQW; this is encoded by the coding sequence TTGGCAGTCGGATCCGACTCTTCGGCGCTTGCGAACAACACCGTCGCAATTGGCCCGGGCTCAAAGGCTGCCGATATCGGCGACGCCGTGTTCGGTATGAGTGCCCAGGCGGCCGGCGGTGGACAGGCAGCAGTAGCGCTCGGGCAGAATGCCAACGCGTCGACGACCGCAACAACGGCACTTGGTGCCAATGCAACGGCGTCGGCCAACAACTCGGTAGCCTTGGGCGCGAAGTCTGTGGCGAATCGCGCAAACACGGTCTCCGTGGGTGCGACCGGTTCGACGCGTCAAGTGGTCAATGTAGGGGCCACCACGCAAGCAACCGACGCGGTCAACTACGCGCAGCTCCAGGCAGCCGGTCTGAAGGTTGATGCGAGCGGTAACGCAACCAACGCGTTCGTCGCCTACGACGACTCGACCGAAGGCAAGGTGACGCTCGGCGGCGCATCCGGCACGACGCTGACAAACGTGGCTACGGGCGCGGTATCGGCCTCGAGCACCGACGCGGTGAACGGTTCGCAGCTTTACACGACGAACCAGAGCGTCACGCAAAACACTGCGGCCATCGCGCAGAACACCACAGACACCGGCACATTGAATACCCAGGTCGGCACGATCAATGGCCAGATGGCGGGTGCGGTCGCGTACGACTCGTCCGCTCTGGATTCGGTCACGCTGACTGGCGCATCGGGCACGACGATCACCAACCTGAAGGCCGGTACGCTGTCTGCATCGAGCACGGACGCGGTGAACGGTGCGCAGCTTTACACGACGAACCAGAACGTTGCGCAGAACGCCGTGGCGACGAGCGATATCTCGGCCAACACCAGCGCCATCGCACAAAACACCAGCGACATCGCCACCAACACCGACAACATCGCGGCGCTCGATACTCGTGTCACGAGCGTCGAAGGCTCGGTGAGCGATCTGGCCAAGCAGCTCAACAGCGGTACGGTGGGTCTGATCCAGCAGGACGCGTTGACCGGCGATCTGACGGTCGCTGCCGGCACGGGCGGCTCGGCGATCAACTTCGCGGGTGTCGCAGGTGCGCGTCAGCTGTTCGGCGTCGCAGCCGGCACGACCGCTACCTCCGCGGTCAACCTCGGTCAGTTGAGCCCGGTTGTCGCGATGCTCGGCGGCGGTGCGATGGTCAACACGGACGGTTCGATCGTCAGCCCGACGTACCACATGCAAGGCGGCACGCAGACCACGGTCGGCGACGCGCTCGATACGCTCGACACCAATCTGTCGTCGCTTGAGACACAGATCAACAACGGCAGCATCGGCATGGTTACGCAAGACCAGACCTCGCGCGACATTCTCGTCGGTGCAACGACGGACGGCCTGCGTGTCAACATGGCCGGCACGGCGGGTAACCGCGCCGTGACGGGTGTGGCAGCGGGCGCAGTGAGCGCGTCGAGCAACGATGCGGTGAACGGTTCGCAACTGTATTCGCATGCAGCCGGCACGGCAGCGGCACTCGGCGGCGGTTCGACCGTCAACGAGGACGGCACGATTTCGGCGCCGGTGTACACCGTCGGTGCCGCGTTGACGAACATCGACGGCCGTGTGACGCAGAACACCTCGGACATCGCGAGCCTGCAGTCGACCGTCGGCACGATGAGCACGTCGGTTGCGAATGCGGTGCAGTACGTCACCGCCGCTCACAATCAGGTAACGATGAGTGGATCGGCGGATGCGCCGAAGGTGAAGCTGACCAATCTGCAGGATGGCGAACTGTCGGCAACCAGCAGCGATGCGGTGACCGGTGCGCAGTTGTGGAATACCAACCAGCAACTGTCGGATCTGAGCCAGTCGGTGCAAAACCAGCAGCAAACGGGTAGCGCCGCAATGTCGCTCAACACGGGAGGCGCACCGGCGGCCGCAGCGTCGGGCACCAATGCGGTGGCGCTTGGCGGCGGATCGCAGGCGAGCGGCGAAAACTCGGTTGCTATCGGCGCGGGTTCGGTGGCCGATCAGGCCAACACCCTTTCAGTCGGCTCGCAAGGCAACGAGCGTCCCATCACGAACGTCGCGCCGGGCAAGTCAGCGACGGATGCGGTCAACCTCGGCCAGATGCAGTCGGCTGTTGGTGAAACGGCGCGCGCGGCCTACAGCGGCGTTGCAGCCGCCACCGCGCTGACGATGATTCCGCAAGTCGATCCGGGCAAGACGCTGGCAATCGGCGTCGCCGGGGCGACCTACAAGGGGTATCAGGCAGCAGCGGTGGGCGCGTCGGCGCGTATCACGGCGAACGTGAAGGTCAAGGTGGGCGCCGGGATTAGCGGCAGCGAAACGACAGTCGGCGCGGGTGCGTCGTATCAGTGGTAA
- a CDS encoding class I SAM-dependent methyltransferase: MVDFNKNCEERRGHFLPLAAIPIYYHRCDDCGLVFTHAFDRWSKSAFVKHIYNAAYADVDPDYIEARPGANVTAVANFIARADGGLKCLDYGGGNGRLAALLRERGVHAHSWDPMEQDGDEPAPESFDLVTAFEVLGHTPEPRVTIASALSKLRPHGVMLFSTLTIDTLPPRAMDHWYIAPRNGHITIRTSRSLDVLFEAFGYRVHHFDQNPHLALRDVPHWLS; encoded by the coding sequence GTGGTCGATTTCAACAAGAACTGCGAGGAACGCCGCGGCCATTTCTTACCCCTTGCGGCGATCCCCATTTACTACCACCGCTGCGATGATTGCGGTCTGGTTTTCACGCATGCATTCGATCGCTGGAGCAAGAGCGCTTTTGTTAAGCACATTTACAACGCCGCTTATGCGGACGTCGACCCCGACTATATCGAGGCCCGTCCGGGAGCCAATGTGACGGCGGTGGCGAATTTCATCGCGAGAGCCGACGGCGGGCTCAAGTGTCTTGACTATGGAGGTGGCAATGGCCGGTTGGCGGCGCTACTGCGCGAACGTGGCGTCCATGCCCACAGTTGGGATCCGATGGAACAAGACGGCGACGAACCTGCGCCGGAATCATTCGATCTGGTGACGGCGTTCGAAGTGCTGGGGCATACGCCCGAGCCGCGCGTAACGATCGCAAGCGCACTCAGCAAGCTCAGGCCACACGGAGTGATGCTTTTTTCGACCTTGACGATCGACACGCTGCCGCCGCGTGCAATGGACCATTGGTACATCGCACCGCGCAACGGACACATCACGATCCGCACGTCCCGCTCATTGGACGTGCTCTTTGAGGCGTTCGGCTATCGCGTGCATCACTTCGACCAGAACCCCCACCTTGCCTTGCGCGACGTGCCGCACTGGTTGTCGTAG
- the eda gene encoding bifunctional 4-hydroxy-2-oxoglutarate aldolase/2-dehydro-3-deoxy-phosphogluconate aldolase yields MTAKKVSDIVRLGPVIPVLAFDSVEQGENVSRALHAGGVKVLEITLRTAAGLEAIERASQLAEDIVVGVGTITKPEHCAQAKKAGAQFGVSPGLTKDMHKAAQDAGLPLLPGVMTPTDIITALELGYEIVKFFPAQQAGGVPMLQAFYGPFPTLKFCPTGGITAESAINFLAQPNVVCVGGSWLTPKAAVAAQNWDEVTRLARAASELAAPAH; encoded by the coding sequence ATGACAGCGAAAAAAGTAAGCGATATCGTGCGCCTTGGCCCGGTGATTCCGGTGCTCGCGTTCGACTCGGTCGAGCAGGGTGAAAACGTGTCGCGCGCACTGCACGCCGGTGGCGTGAAGGTGCTGGAAATCACGCTGCGCACCGCAGCCGGTCTTGAAGCAATCGAACGCGCGAGCCAACTGGCTGAAGACATCGTGGTCGGCGTGGGCACGATCACGAAGCCCGAGCACTGCGCTCAGGCCAAGAAAGCGGGCGCGCAGTTCGGCGTTTCGCCGGGTCTGACGAAAGACATGCACAAGGCCGCGCAGGATGCAGGCTTGCCGCTGCTGCCAGGCGTGATGACGCCGACCGACATCATCACCGCGCTGGAACTCGGCTACGAGATCGTCAAGTTTTTCCCGGCGCAGCAAGCCGGTGGCGTGCCGATGTTGCAAGCGTTTTACGGCCCGTTCCCGACGCTGAAGTTCTGCCCGACCGGCGGCATCACGGCCGAAAGCGCCATCAATTTCCTCGCGCAACCGAACGTGGTGTGCGTGGGCGGATCGTGGTTGACGCCGAAGGCTGCAGTTGCCGCGCAGAATTGGGACGAAGTCACGCGCCTCGCGCGTGCCGCCAGCGAGCTGGCCGCGCCGGCGCATTGA
- a CDS encoding GntP family permease, whose product MEAVHGSTLLVFAVIAIALLILLITRYKVYPFLVLIIVSLLLGLASGMPIGTIVKSFETGNGNTLGHIAVVVGLGTMLGKMMAESGGAERIATTLIDWFGEKNIHWAMMVVAIIVGLPVFFEVGFVLLIPIAFNVAKRTNKSLLLVGLPMVAGLSVVHGLIPPHPAAMLAVQAYHADIGKTIAYGLIVGVPTAIVAGPLFALLISRFIKLPNNNPLAAQFLGHGDDAQNSAKSAAPKRELPSFGVTLFTILLPVILMLIGSWADLVSTPKTLPNDLLHFVGNSDVALLIAVLVSFWTFGASRGFNREQIQKFCGECLAPIAGITLIVGAGGGFGRVLMDSGISKEIVHVATAMHLSPLLFGWLVAALIRLATGSATVAMTTACGIVAPITAASGVQVTPELLVLATGSGSLIFSHVNDGGFWLIKEYFGMTVGQTFKTWSLLETIISLMGLGLTFALATVV is encoded by the coding sequence ATGGAAGCTGTCCACGGCAGCACGCTGCTGGTCTTCGCGGTGATCGCCATCGCACTTCTGATCCTGCTGATCACCCGCTACAAGGTTTATCCGTTCCTCGTCCTGATCATCGTTTCGCTGCTGCTGGGTCTCGCCTCCGGCATGCCGATCGGCACGATCGTCAAATCGTTCGAAACCGGCAACGGCAATACGCTCGGCCATATTGCCGTGGTGGTCGGCCTCGGCACCATGCTCGGCAAGATGATGGCCGAGTCCGGCGGCGCGGAGCGCATCGCGACCACGCTGATCGACTGGTTCGGCGAAAAGAACATTCACTGGGCAATGATGGTCGTGGCGATCATCGTCGGCTTGCCGGTGTTCTTTGAAGTCGGTTTCGTGCTGCTGATTCCGATTGCATTCAACGTCGCGAAACGCACCAACAAGTCGCTGCTGCTGGTCGGTTTGCCGATGGTCGCGGGTCTGTCCGTCGTGCACGGTCTGATTCCGCCGCACCCGGCCGCAATGCTCGCCGTGCAGGCGTATCACGCAGACATCGGCAAGACGATTGCATACGGTCTGATCGTGGGTGTGCCGACGGCGATCGTGGCCGGTCCGTTGTTCGCGCTGCTGATCAGCCGTTTCATCAAACTGCCGAACAACAATCCGCTCGCCGCGCAATTCCTCGGCCACGGCGACGATGCGCAAAATAGCGCGAAGAGCGCGGCGCCGAAGCGCGAGCTGCCGAGCTTCGGTGTCACGTTGTTCACGATCCTGCTGCCGGTGATCCTGATGCTGATCGGCAGCTGGGCCGACCTCGTCTCCACGCCGAAGACCTTGCCGAACGATCTGCTGCATTTCGTCGGCAATTCGGACGTGGCGCTGTTGATCGCTGTGCTGGTCAGCTTCTGGACCTTCGGCGCGAGCCGCGGCTTCAATCGCGAGCAGATCCAGAAATTCTGCGGCGAGTGTCTCGCGCCGATCGCGGGCATCACGCTGATCGTGGGTGCGGGCGGCGGCTTCGGGCGCGTGCTGATGGATAGCGGCATCTCGAAGGAAATCGTCCATGTGGCAACGGCCATGCATCTGTCGCCGCTGCTGTTCGGCTGGCTGGTGGCCGCGCTGATCCGCCTGGCCACGGGTTCGGCGACGGTGGCGATGACCACCGCTTGCGGCATCGTCGCGCCGATCACAGCCGCCAGCGGCGTGCAGGTCACGCCGGAATTGCTGGTGCTTGCCACCGGTTCGGGTTCGCTGATTTTCTCGCACGTGAACGACGGCGGTTTCTGGCTGATCAAGGAATACTTCGGTATGACGGTGGGGCAGACCTTCAAGACATGGTCGCTCCTCGAAACCATCATTTCACTGATGGGCTTGGGTTTGACTTTCGCGCTCGCGACGGTCGTGTAA
- a CDS encoding gluconokinase gives MILIAMGVSGAGKTKIGEMLAERLHCAFTDGDAFHSAANKEKMHHGIPLTDEDRWPWLQTIRAAIEVKQKAGEKAVFTCSSLKRSYRDVLRGGSNGDKGVCFVYLKGSFEMLRERLSTRTGHFFDPSLLQSQLDTLEEPGADEAITVSIELSPEEIVEEVLKQMKTR, from the coding sequence ATGATTTTGATCGCAATGGGCGTGTCGGGCGCCGGCAAAACGAAGATTGGCGAAATGCTGGCGGAGCGCCTGCACTGCGCATTCACCGACGGCGACGCGTTTCACAGCGCCGCCAACAAGGAGAAGATGCACCACGGCATTCCGCTGACCGACGAAGACCGTTGGCCGTGGTTGCAAACCATTCGTGCGGCGATCGAAGTGAAGCAGAAAGCGGGCGAGAAGGCGGTATTCACGTGTTCGTCGCTGAAGCGTTCGTACCGCGATGTTCTGCGCGGCGGTAGCAACGGTGATAAGGGTGTGTGCTTCGTCTATCTGAAGGGTTCGTTTGAGATGCTGCGCGAGCGGTTGTCCACGCGTACCGGGCACTTCTTCGATCCGTCGCTGCTGCAAAGCCAGCTGGATACGCTTGAAGAACCGGGCGCGGATGAAGCGATTACGGTGAGTATCGAACTGTCGCCGGAAGAGATCGTCGAAGAGGTGTTGAAGCAAATGAAGACACGGTGA